In Wolbachia endosymbiont of Spodoptera picta, a single window of DNA contains:
- the infB gene encoding translation initiation factor IF-2 yields MNNEDISNKKLTLQGLSKLKLDINLNSLDSQSTGTTIVKKRRKIHSAEEYSLFDESKLGSLTEKEQISRINAVQNATLLKERNQREQEEKIKKEESNQEAEDKNESHSVPKEINKEVLSNTNSVEQKEDSIEYENNDKKSFKASKDIYSKHSKLVITQAIDERNEHLPVFKQKFGIRSKQSKFTKGKNISREVIIPDKITIRELSIRMAEESKSVLKMLKEEVGESYRVDDLVDPDIACEIAKKFSHTAKRVSDADKEKNLLFISNRENLPKRPKPPIVTFMGHVDHGKTSLLDAFRESNVAERESGGITQHIGAYQLTTKNKQKITFIDTPGHEAFTAMRARGANITNIVVIVVAADDGIMKQTVEAINHAKAANVSIIVTINKIDKSQPGDVERIINSLPQYDLIPEELGGDVIIVPVSAKNKINLDKLEEAILLIAELMTLEGIEDCRALGWVIESKIDKAKGISATLIVEEGTLKIGDILIVGTTYSKVRSMINHLGQREKAALPSTPVEVTGLNGVPNAGDKFVVVNSERQAREIVEYRLELIKKKKEDLDDNNLDIFSRNDSETEELSVVLKCDVTGSIEAISSSIDKLGKDQVKLNILHKAVGGVTDSDVLLAEASSAVILAFNVKVDSKIRELAKQKGIEIHTYNIIYELIEDMRMYLTKMLKPVTREVRVGSASVRQIFNASKAGNIIGCYVTDGVIKKDSLIKVVRGSKLVHEGKLKALRRFKDDVKEVGVNFECGISLEGNIDIKVGDILEAYQLVQEERTL; encoded by the coding sequence ATGAATAATGAAGATATCAGTAATAAAAAATTAACCCTACAAGGCTTAAGCAAGCTTAAATTAGACATTAATTTAAACTCTTTAGATAGTCAAAGTACTGGTACTACAATAGTAAAAAAAAGAAGAAAAATTCATTCTGCAGAAGAATATAGTTTATTTGACGAGAGTAAATTAGGCTCTTTAACTGAAAAAGAACAAATTTCCCGCATTAATGCTGTACAGAATGCTACTTTGCTGAAAGAAAGGAATCAGAGAGAACAAGAAGAGAAAATAAAAAAAGAAGAAAGCAATCAAGAAGCTGAAGATAAAAATGAATCACACTCTGTACCTAAAGAAATAAATAAGGAAGTTTTAAGTAATACTAACTCAGTTGAACAAAAAGAAGATAGTATTGAATATGAGAACAATGATAAAAAGTCTTTTAAAGCTAGCAAAGATATATACTCTAAGCATTCTAAGCTAGTAATTACACAGGCAATAGATGAAAGAAATGAACACCTCCCTGTATTTAAGCAAAAATTTGGTATAAGAAGTAAACAATCAAAGTTTACTAAGGGTAAAAATATATCAAGAGAAGTTATTATACCAGACAAAATAACTATCAGAGAGTTATCTATTCGTATGGCAGAAGAGAGCAAGAGTGTGCTAAAAATGCTCAAAGAAGAAGTTGGGGAGAGCTATAGAGTAGATGATCTAGTAGATCCAGATATAGCATGCGAAATAGCAAAAAAATTTAGTCATACTGCTAAACGAGTAAGTGATGCTGATAAAGAAAAGAATTTACTCTTCATAAGCAACAGAGAAAACTTACCTAAAAGACCAAAACCACCTATCGTTACTTTTATGGGACATGTGGATCATGGTAAAACATCATTGCTCGATGCATTTCGTGAATCTAATGTTGCAGAAAGAGAGTCAGGTGGAATCACTCAACATATAGGTGCTTATCAATTAACGACAAAAAATAAGCAAAAAATTACTTTCATTGATACACCAGGGCATGAGGCGTTTACTGCAATGCGTGCACGTGGTGCCAATATTACTAATATAGTTGTGATAGTAGTTGCAGCTGATGATGGAATCATGAAACAAACAGTTGAAGCAATAAATCATGCAAAAGCAGCAAATGTCTCTATTATAGTTACCATTAATAAAATTGATAAATCACAACCTGGCGATGTAGAAAGAATAATTAATAGTTTGCCTCAGTATGACCTCATCCCCGAAGAACTTGGTGGTGATGTTATAATTGTGCCAGTATCAGCAAAAAACAAAATCAACTTAGATAAACTAGAAGAGGCAATTTTATTAATTGCTGAATTAATGACGCTAGAAGGAATAGAGGATTGTCGAGCACTTGGATGGGTGATAGAGTCGAAAATAGATAAAGCTAAAGGAATATCAGCTACATTAATAGTTGAAGAAGGAACATTAAAGATTGGTGACATATTGATAGTTGGTACAACATACAGCAAAGTACGCAGTATGATTAATCACCTTGGTCAAAGAGAAAAAGCGGCACTACCTTCTACTCCAGTTGAAGTTACTGGTTTAAATGGTGTACCAAATGCTGGAGATAAATTTGTTGTTGTAAACTCTGAAAGGCAGGCTCGTGAAATTGTTGAATACAGGTTAGAATTAATCAAGAAAAAGAAAGAAGATTTAGACGACAATAATTTAGATATATTCAGTCGTAATGATAGTGAAACAGAAGAACTATCTGTAGTTTTAAAGTGCGATGTCACTGGTTCTATTGAAGCAATATCAAGCTCAATTGATAAGCTTGGTAAAGACCAAGTGAAATTAAATATTCTACACAAAGCAGTAGGAGGAGTAACAGATTCAGATGTGCTGCTTGCAGAAGCATCAAGCGCAGTAATTTTAGCTTTTAATGTAAAAGTGGATTCAAAAATAAGAGAATTAGCAAAACAAAAAGGTATAGAAATACATACTTACAATATAATATATGAGCTTATTGAAGACATGAGGATGTATCTAACTAAAATGTTAAAGCCTGTTACACGAGAGGTTCGTGTTGGTTCTGCATCTGTAAGGCAAATATTTAATGCATCCAAAGCCGGTAATATAATCGGATGTTATGTCACT